Within the Streptomyces vilmorinianum genome, the region TCCTGGATCACGCTCAACCGCCCGGAGGCGATGAACGCGGTCACCTGGGAGCAGCGGGAGCGGATCATCGCGCTGCTCGGGGAGGCGACGGCGGACCCGGACGTACGGGCGGTGGTGGTGACGGCGACGGGGCGGGGCTTCTGCGCGGGGGCGGACCTGCGCGCGAGTCCACCCTCCGGGGACTCCCGGGAACGGATCGCCGGGGACGTGGCGCGGATGATCCGGCTGGGGGCGCAGCGTCTCGTCGGGGCCGTACTGGACTGCGAGAAGCCGGTGATCGCGGCGGTGAACGGGACGGCGGCCGGGATCGGGGCGCATCTGGCGTTCGCGTGCGATCTGGTGCTGGCGGCGGAGTCGGCGCGGTTCATCGAGGTGTTCGTACGGCGGGGCCTGGTGCCGGACGGGGGCGGGGCGTATCTGCTGCCCCGGCTGGTCGGCCCGCGGCGCGCGAAGGAGCTGATGTTCTTCGGCGACGCGGTGACGTCTCACGACGCCCGGGACATGGGCCTGGTGAACCGGGTCGTCGCGGACGAGGAGCTGGAGAAGACGGCACGGGAATGGGCCGAGCGCCTGGCCCAGGGCCCGACGCGGGCCCTGGCGCTCACCAAGCAGCTGGTGAACGCGTCCCTGGAGGCCGACCGGGCGAGCGCGTTCGCGGCGGAGGCGGCCGCGCAGGAGATCAACATGACGACGCGGGACGCGAACGAGGGCGTGGCGAGCTTCGTGGAACGACGGACTCCGCGGTACGAGGGCCGGTAGCGGTGAGCAGCTAGGTTGTCCCCTCAACGTCCTTTCCTCGAGGGGAACATGTGATGAACGCTTTCGGTACGGGTCCTGTCAGCCGGAGAGGGCTCATACGGCTCGGTGGGGGCGCCGTCGCCGGTCTGGTGCTGGGGGGCGTCACCGCCTCGACGGCGCAGGCGCGGATCGCGGCCGAGGAAGCCGCGGTCACGGCGCTGCCGGGTTCGAAGGCCTTCGACCTGAGCGACCCGTCGGACGCCCTGTTCATGCACAAGCAGGCCTGGTGTCCCACCGTGATGCAGTGCGCGGGCTACGACCATCTCAACAAGCACTGGTATGTCGCCCAGGTCATGTACAACCCGGGCGACGGGGTGTCCTACGCGACGCGCAAGCTCGAGGGCGACATCGCCATCACCAAGCTGAGCGAGGACGGCTCGACCAAGCTCGGCCGGATGTATCTGCGCGGGTTCGGGCACGGCGCCCAGATCGGCATCGAGACGACGGCGAAGGGCTCGGCCCCGTACATCTGGATCGAGTACGACTCCGAGCCGAACGCGGAGGGCACCACGGGCTTCGGCACCAAGGTGTGCCGGATCAAGTACGTGGGACCCGCGGCCGACGCCCCGCCGCGCAGCTTCCACTGGGACGTCGCGGCGGACCGTACGGCCATGGACTTCAAGGACCGTACGCCGGACCCGCTCAAGCTGCCGGGCGCCGGCAGCACGCTGACCGCGCCGCGGGCGGTCGTCGACATGCACCACCGCCGACTGCTGGTGCGCTTCAACCGCAACGGGCAGCTGCAGTGCGCGGTCTGGGACCTGGACACCGCGGCCGCCGCCCCGCTGGGCGCGCCGCTGCACCACTTCGCGAACCTGCCGAGGCCGGTGTACGACGCGCAGGGCTTCTGCCTCTACGGCTCGTACATGTACATGCTGGAGGGCGAGGCCTACGCCAGCGGCGGGCCGACCGACACGACGGACGTGGGGACGACCCACATCACCAGGGTCGACCTGAACACCGGGGTCTCGGAGCGAGCCCTCACGCGCGCGCTGAAGAGCCTCGTCTACAGGGAGCCCGAGGGCATGAACATCATGCTCGTTCCCGACCCGGCCAACGCCGGCGGCTACCTCCCGCGGCTGACCTTCGGTTTCGCCTCGGGCGTCTCGGGCGACCGCCGGGTGAACATCGCGTACAAGAACGCCTTGATCTGATCGCGGCACTGCCGGACGAGGGGCCGGCCCGAGGGTTCCTATCTGACGGATCGTCAGCTTCAATGGACCGTGTGATGGGACACGCTGGGATGGCGGCCACCGCCGTCCGATACCTCAGGTCGGCCGGTTCGCCCACGGCCGTGGAAGCGCACCCCCGGCCGCGGCTGCGGGCGGTACGGGACGGGGAGCGGCCACCGGTCGATCCGGCCGAGTTCCGGCGCGTGCTGGGCCACTTCGCGAGCGGGGTCACAGTCGTGACGGCCCTCACCCCCGAGGGCCCGGCCGGCTTCGCCTGCCAGTCCTTCGCGTCCCTGTCCCTGGACCCGCCCCTGGTGGCCTTCATGGTCGCCCGCACGTCGACCACCTGGCCGCGCATCGCCCGCGCCGGCACCTTCTGCGTCAACATCCTGGGCGCGGACCAGGGGGACCTGTGCCTGGGCTTCGCCAAGAGCGGCGCGGACAAGTTCGCGGAGGTCCCCTACGACGCGGCCCCGGCGACCGGCTCCCCGCGCCTCACCGGGGCCCCGGCCTGGATCGACTGCACGATCACCACCGTCCACACGGGCGGCGACCACCTGATCGTGGTGGGCAGGGTGGAGACCCTGGGCGCGACGACCGACGGCGACCCCCTGCTGTTCCACCAGGGGCGGTTCGGCCGCTTCGGACGCGTCAGCGGGTAGGGCGAGCGGAAAGGGAGCGCGCTGTCCGCGGCAGAGCTGACACCATGCGGCGTCATGACCGCTGACAGCACGAGTGGGTTTCGAGCGGGCCGGACGGCACTCATCGTCCGGATCCCGGGCAGATGAAGCAGGTCATGAGCGCCTGGCTGG harbors:
- a CDS encoding enoyl-CoA hydratase/isomerase family protein, which produces MEEVLHAVDNGVSWITLNRPEAMNAVTWEQRERIIALLGEATADPDVRAVVVTATGRGFCAGADLRASPPSGDSRERIAGDVARMIRLGAQRLVGAVLDCEKPVIAAVNGTAAGIGAHLAFACDLVLAAESARFIEVFVRRGLVPDGGGAYLLPRLVGPRRAKELMFFGDAVTSHDARDMGLVNRVVADEELEKTAREWAERLAQGPTRALALTKQLVNASLEADRASAFAAEAAAQEINMTTRDANEGVASFVERRTPRYEGR
- a CDS encoding flavin reductase family protein; the protein is MAATAVRYLRSAGSPTAVEAHPRPRLRAVRDGERPPVDPAEFRRVLGHFASGVTVVTALTPEGPAGFACQSFASLSLDPPLVAFMVARTSTTWPRIARAGTFCVNILGADQGDLCLGFAKSGADKFAEVPYDAAPATGSPRLTGAPAWIDCTITTVHTGGDHLIVVGRVETLGATTDGDPLLFHQGRFGRFGRVSG